A stretch of the Vigna radiata var. radiata cultivar VC1973A chromosome 7, Vradiata_ver6, whole genome shotgun sequence genome encodes the following:
- the LOC106765968 gene encoding uncharacterized protein LOC106765968 encodes MESFGMLPHDMESVKNSFNSPIHDSLAETGSLESSADLYMDKSVTACEPELAMCHKETSYNIIKDICVDEGVHTNDKIIFWRKVDENIHTTYSSRSYGSKETVKDNAGKKLLNPSVTDESEQSKDLMQLNEGATRKLSDNLYKEIDVPEDNVLLQDLDREKSRTSTVEGDEIKHDHAKVDNDPEFHSQPDKSKTVIENDAVFSSPALESKTKILGSSSSLQQTANMEHKLDHSGHGSSQVSDCNRGQIQDADVNSDEQGVKDQVFPRLDESSSSSVGYLGPLPYCGSISLRSDSSTASSRSFAFPILQSEWNSSPARLTKSGSRRRSKQQGWKHRLFCCKF; translated from the exons ATGGAATCATTTGGGATGCTTCCCCATGATATGGAATCGGTGAAAAACTCCTTCAATTCACCAATCCATGACTCACTCGCGGAAACAGGTTCATTAGAGAGTTCTGCCGATCTATATATGGACAAAAGTGTTACAGCATGTGAACCAGAACTTGCAATGTGTCACAAAGAGACTAGTTACAACATTATTAAGGATATATGTGTGGATGAAGGAGTCCATACCAACGATAAGATTATTTTTTGGAGAAAAGTAGACGAAAACATCCACACAACTTATTCTTCTCGGAGTTATGGAAGTAAAGAAACAGTGAAAGACAATGCtgggaaaaaattattaaatccaTCAGTAACAGATGAATCTGAACAATCCAAGGATTTGATGCAGCTCAATGAAGGTGCAACTAGAAAACTTTCTGATAACTTGTATAAGGAGATTGATGTGCCTGAAGATAACGTTTTGTTACAAGATTTAGACAGAGAGAAATCCAGGACATCAACTGTTGAGGGTGATGAAATCAAACACGACCATGCAAAG GTTGATAATGACCCTGAGTTTCACTCCCAACCTGACAAGTCCAAAACTGTGATTGAGAATGATGCAGTGTTTTCTAGTCCAGCTTTGgaatcaaaaactaaaatccTTGGCAGTAGTAGTTCACTGCAGCAGACTGCAAACATGGAGCATAAGTTAGATCATTCGGGTCATGGAAGTAGTCAAGTTAGTGACTGTAATCGTGGTCAAATTCAAGATGCAGATGTGAACTCTGACGAGCAGGGTGTAAAAGATCAAGTTTTTCCAAGATTAGACGAGTCAAGTTCTTCCTCTGTTGGGTACTTAGGACCTCTACCTTATTGTGGTAGCATCTCTCTTCGATCAGATAGCAGCACAGCTAGCTCACGGTCCTTTGCCTTTCCCAT ATTACAATCAGAATGGAATAGCAGTCCAGCAAGGTTGACAAAATCTGGTAGTAGGCGTCGCAGTAAACAGCAGGGTTGGAAGCACCGCCTTTTCTGCTGTAAATTCTGA
- the LOC106767281 gene encoding D-aminoacyl-tRNA deacylase, with protein MVALLVATSSDPASVNPANALLAMPGWQPGPHFQDDMKSFVNEGVRVLLHAKSIVEEDDLDRRWEEVTGEVVNEVIFFSKHTAVSNKPALTVHPIGVPHLREGDVPPQGGRPGWAALPNPRMGPWLRLLKNIAQAHNLVPEFEITLEATHHGPLTNKPTMFLEIGSTEDYWKRQDAAQVMAQLVWEGLGLGGGTDVGNWSREKDNKKILLGIGGGHYAPRHMDVVLKDNVWVGHLLSGYSVPMEDPKQSKGEKDVEIGGTWRESIKAAYEATKSAFPGGEILAHLDNKSFKGWQRNAITGFLAEQNIKIGKPNNFF; from the exons ATGGTGGCGCTCCTTGTGGCAACCTCCTCCGACCCTGCTTCCGTCAACCCGGCCAATGCGCTGTTGGCCATGCCCGGGTGGCAACCCGGTCCCCATTTCCAG GATGATATGAAGAGCTTTGTGAATGAAGGGGTGAGGGTGTTGCTGCATGCAAAGAGCATAGTGGAGGAGGATGATTTGGACAGGAGGTGGGAGGAGGTAACTGGGGAGGTTGTTAATGAGGTCATCTTCTTCAGCAAACACACTGCTGTATCCAACAAACCTGCCCTCACTGTCCATCCCATTG GAGTTCCTCATTTACGTGAAGGTGACGTTCCACCTCAAGGTGGAAGACCTGGATGGGCAGCGCTGCCAAATCCTAGGATGGGGCCTTGGCTTCGCCTTTTGAAAAACATTGCCCAGGCTCATAATCTGGTCCCTGAATTCGag ATTACTTTGGAGGCTACTCACCATGGACCGTTGACAAATAAGCCGACCATGTTTCTGGAGATTG GTAGTACTGAAGACTACTGGAAGAGACAGGATGCTGCTCAAGTTATGGCACAG TTAGTCTGGGAAGGACTTGGACTTGGAGGTGGGACAGATGTAGGAAACTGGAGCAG GGAGAAGGATAACAAGAAAATTCTTCTTGGGATAGGTGGTGGACATTATGCGCCTCGACATATGGATGTAGTACT GAAAGATAATGTGTGGGTGGGTCACCTACTTTCTGGATATTCAGTGCCAATGGAAGATCCAAAGCAgtcaaaaggagaaaaagatgTGGAGATTGGTGGAACATGGAGAGAGTCTATAAAGGCTGCATATGAGGCCACTAAGTCTGCCTTTCCTGGTGGTGAAATTCTTGCACACCTAGACAACAA GAGTTTCAAGGGCTGGCAGAGGAATGCTATAACAGGCTTCCTTGCGGAGCAGAACATTAAAATTGGAAAACCGAATAATTTCTTTTGA
- the LOC106768845 gene encoding translin-associated protein X isoform X1, which translates to MLHSLHKFSLFMASKPQRLHQVAETNFQGSAKRVRTMVTSTAIEPAMKDAFTGYAEYLNDLNDKRERVVKASRDITMNSKKVIFQVHRMSKFNKVEVLEKAEKDLAAVTDQYVSRLVKELQGTDFWKLRRAYSPGIQEYVEAATFCCFCKNGTLLELDEINKTLLPLNDPSLHPMQINVLDYLLGLADLTGELMRLAIGRISDGELEFAEKICKFVRDIYRELTLVAPLMDDNSDMKTKMDVMLQSVMKIENACFSVHVRGSEYIPLLGTDDPSSFLVGVPDIEL; encoded by the exons ATGTTACACTCTCTACACAAGTTTTCTCTGTTCATGGCATCCAAACCTCAACGGCTCCATCAAG TTGCAGAGACCAACTTTCAGGGCTCAGCAAAGAGGGTAAGAACCATGGTCACATCCACAGCCATTGAACCCGCCATGAAGGACGCTTTTACCGGATATGCTGAATATCTTAATGACCTT aatgaCAAACGGGAAAGAGTGGTCAAAGCAAGTCGAGATATAACAATGAATAGCAAAAAAGTCATATTTCAAGTGCACAG GATGAGTAAATTCAATAAAGTGGAAGTACTTGAGAAAGCTGAAAAGGATTTGGCAGCTGTGACAGATCAGTATGTTTCACGACTAGTCAAAGAATTGCAGGGAACTGATTTTTGGAAGCTAAGGCGTGCATACTCACCAGGG ATACAGGAGTATGTTGAAGCAGCTACGTTCTGTTGTTTCTGCAAAAATGGAACGCTTTTGGAGCTTGACGAGATAAACAAAACATTGCTACCACTTAATGATCCATCTCTACATCCTATGCAGATAAATGTCCTTGATTATCTATTAGGG cTTGCAGATTTGACTGGAGAGCTGATGCGTTTAGCAATTGGTAGGATATCAGATGGTGAACTTGAATTTGCTGAGAAGATATGCAAATTTGTGCGTGATATATACAGGGAGCTTACTCTTGTAGCGCCACTTATGGATGACAATTCTGACATGAAAACAAAGATGGATGTAATGCTCCAAAGTGTCATGAAAATAGAGAATG CTTGCTTTAGTGTTCATGTGAGAGGGTCTGAGTATATTCCACTTCTTGGAACCGACGATCCAAGTTCTTTCCTGGTGGGAGTTCCAGATATTGAACTATGA
- the LOC106768845 gene encoding translin-associated protein X isoform X2, with the protein MLHSLHKFSLFMASKPQRLHQVAETNFQGSAKRVRTMVTSTAIEPAMKDAFTGYAEYLNDLNDKRERVVKASRDITMNSKKVIFQVHRMSKFNKVEVLEKAEKDLAAVTDQYVSRLVKELQGTDFWKLRRAYSPGIQEYVEAATFCCFCKNGTLLELDEINKTLLPLNDPSLHPMQINVLDYLLGLADLTGELMRLAIGRISDGELEFAEKICKFVRDIYRELTLVAPLMDDNSDMKTKMDVMLQSVMKIENASLALNRIPQLCHDHGVFFVP; encoded by the exons ATGTTACACTCTCTACACAAGTTTTCTCTGTTCATGGCATCCAAACCTCAACGGCTCCATCAAG TTGCAGAGACCAACTTTCAGGGCTCAGCAAAGAGGGTAAGAACCATGGTCACATCCACAGCCATTGAACCCGCCATGAAGGACGCTTTTACCGGATATGCTGAATATCTTAATGACCTT aatgaCAAACGGGAAAGAGTGGTCAAAGCAAGTCGAGATATAACAATGAATAGCAAAAAAGTCATATTTCAAGTGCACAG GATGAGTAAATTCAATAAAGTGGAAGTACTTGAGAAAGCTGAAAAGGATTTGGCAGCTGTGACAGATCAGTATGTTTCACGACTAGTCAAAGAATTGCAGGGAACTGATTTTTGGAAGCTAAGGCGTGCATACTCACCAGGG ATACAGGAGTATGTTGAAGCAGCTACGTTCTGTTGTTTCTGCAAAAATGGAACGCTTTTGGAGCTTGACGAGATAAACAAAACATTGCTACCACTTAATGATCCATCTCTACATCCTATGCAGATAAATGTCCTTGATTATCTATTAGGG cTTGCAGATTTGACTGGAGAGCTGATGCGTTTAGCAATTGGTAGGATATCAGATGGTGAACTTGAATTTGCTGAGAAGATATGCAAATTTGTGCGTGATATATACAGGGAGCTTACTCTTGTAGCGCCACTTATGGATGACAATTCTGACATGAAAACAAAGATGGATGTAATGCTCCAAAGTGTCATGAAAATAGAGAATG CATCCTTGGCCTTGAATAG AATTCCACAACTATGCCATGATCATGGAGTCTTCTTCGTCCCATGA